The DNA window TCATTGTTGTAGTTAAATCCAATTTGTAATGCAACGACCTGTCATCGGGATCAAAGACGACACTAAAACTGTTTGAAGCCAATTGGGAGTGTTCCATACACGTTACTAGAGATGTAGCGACCAATTTTCTCTTGGCATTTGTAAAACTGACCAACAAAGTGAATATTGCAATGAGCTCGAATAAAACGTTCATTTCCAAATGAAAGTATGGCCTGTACCTAAGAAAGTTATTTCAGGAAGTCCTGAAAGTGTTTCAAGCACTTTGTGTCTTATATATTGTAGAGAGCTCAAGGAAGTAAGAAtgaatcattgaaattcagCTAATTCAATGTACCTCTTTGCATACATATGCTGTACGCCATATTCTATTAATAGTGTAATGGTCCACACTCAGTAGAAGTGGTGGGTTAAAAAAGGGAACCCAACATATATTGAGGGGAATTCTCGATAAATGCACAAGATACTCTAAGTACCTATAAACACTATCTAATGCGTAAAATGTTTGTGAATGCTGCATTGGATTCTCCGAGGATACTCGTTCACCCGTGATGATTTACATCAAATACCTTTAGAGGGGCTTCTGTGCACGTAGAAAGAAAACCGTCATTGAGATACGTTACAACAATGGAAATGGCTGTCGCATGGAATGTATGCGGTACCAGTCATCATTGTATAGTAATATAGCCGTAGTGTCGTCGTAAGTACCACTACCCTTATCTCTCCACGTGGTGTTCGCAGCCTCATCTCTGGCATTATAGCAAAACTACTGCAAGAACCTTATGTTGCCATTTGGAAAGAGCAGTATAACGGCATTACCTTAACATCGAAGAAGATTCATGTAATTACTGCATGTTTTGGCCTATATATAATCGAATCTGTATAGTTTTGTTCAATGGCTCTCTCTACCGTGCTGTCACCGCCATTCGCTGCATCTCAAAAATCTtgaccaaaaaaaaaaaaacctAAACTTCCAAAAAACATGATGCTTGATAATATGGTACATCAAGTAGATAGACCTTTGCTTAACCATACAATTTCATTGGAGAATGTCGGAGCCAAGTAATATACTGGGTCATGCGAATATAGAAGATTCTCGAAACGCTCCAAGTTCGACTGTAATGAATGGCATAGTTAATACGAAACAATCCAGCAGCCGTAAAGAAAGCAGTGGGAATTTAAGTCAATCAAAACAAGAGTCGCTGGGTTTAAACCTTGATCTAGCGTTGCCTTCTACTAGTGTCCATCCTAGAACCACAGAGCGGATATACGATCCTGCAGTGGCATTGGCAGGTGCTTCCACAAACGGTACTCTTGGGAATACAAGCACGCCCACGTTAAAATCGAGTGCAATAACAACGAATGCGTCTCCTCTAGTGCCAAATGGAGTTCTTCCAAGTGTACCCACCACTGTAGATGCTACCAGTAACACAGTAGCTGGATCTACTGTGGGAACTTCAATTGGAGCCCCTGCCAATTCTACTTTATTAGCAAACCTAAACCAGCCTCATTCGCAATCTCCTTTgtcattaaataatatagATACAAATTCTGAAGTGCATAGAGGTACCAATATATCTGTTAATCATAGTATGCCTAATTTAGGTAAAGCGGCCCAGCAGATTCTACCCACGACCGGTAATAATCACACGACGAGTAATACGCCATTATCGATTGATATAGGACAGATTGGTAACATTAGAAAGAGATCTATAAATGAAAGTGTGCTTTCAACTGACCCAGCTTCTAACCAATTAAGAATGTTTCAAAGGATGGATGAAATTTCAGCCAGGTTAATAACTATGGATAATGAATTCCAAAATCTAGTCAAATTGATTAATGATCAGTCATACGTTATCAATTCACTTAAAACTTTAATTccaaatattattgatgagaaattgaagaatgaaaataagtttgtaattgatttattaaattcaatCACAACTGTTTCATCTAGttacttgaaaaatattaaacCACAATCTCAGTCAGGTTCAAGTAGTACcaataatattataaataCACAGTCACAAACCTCAACAATGTCTAACTCAATGCCGATAATAAATACTTCTTATCAGATACCGAAACCAATAACATCCTTCAAAAGCGGTAACACATTCACATTAAATCCTAATGGCataaaaagaaggaaaaaaaacagtCACTCTTCTAATGCTGCAGGTACTCACACAAATAGCCCAATGTATCTGCCATTAAACCTGAATGTGAATGACCTCTTCACTAATGGAAACGGCAACTCTGGGACTAAAGAGAGTGCTAATGCAACTAGTCAATCGACGACAAATACAAGTAAGAACGACAACGAGgttattgatgaagatggaTATCAAGAGGATGATGAcgacgaagaagataatAACAATGAGATAATTtacgatgatgaagatgaagaagtgGAGGACGTCGAAGaatatgatgaagaagatgacgaaaatgattttgaagaagatgaagtaGACGAAGATATTGCAACATCAAAAGtaaataagaaaaacaaaaagggcattaaaaagattattaaaattaCTAAAAAAGCTGCAGATAAGTTGAAGAATGCTGCGAAGGAGAAATCTGAACAAGAAACGAGGGAATTAAATTACACTTTATTAAAAGCCCCAAACAATGTAAGGACAATATGGGATGAATATGTTTATGGAATTGATGGGAACCCGTCAATAAGAGGACTAGAAGAGAAATACGGGAATAAATGGAGACTCActaaaaacaagaaaactttttcaagacGTAAAAGATTATATAAGTTTATTCTGAACGGCATCGATAAAGGCAAGACAGCAGATGAGATGATAAAAGTGTTAGAAGAGAGAAGGTTgtataaagatgaaaatggtgaGGTGAAAAGGCGGACAATTGGTTGGCTACAACAGAGTTTAACAGGGTTGTAATTTCACAGTGTGTAAAAGAacatacatatattttgcatttgatgttttttcttccccataaaaaattaaatttacaTCCTTAAACCTCTCTACTATGTACAGCAATAGTAACTTCTTTATGCAGTGAATCCTTAATACCAAGTTTATTATGAGAGGAAAAGAcggaatattattttctacACGGAACGGAATGGTTGACACATTCCCCGGAGTCCTCGAgatcaaatttgaaaaacatcAAATGACACCCTGCACTATGTTACTTACATTTTGCAGGGTTGCGTAATTTTAAAAGACAGGGGGTTGTTGAGAAGTTGAtccaaatatataaatagcAGAAAATAATTGTATCGTGTAGTTGGCAGTAAAACACTCGATTGATACAGTAAAATAGAATAATCAAAAATGGGATTTTTCGACAAGGTTATAGAGTTTGCAACTGAAAACAGTGATAGGGGAAGCagagaaaataataactcTGGATCTTCTAATGATAGAAATGACGGTCCCAATTTTACTGGGAATGATAATAATTCCTCTGGATTTTCAAACAATAACAGTAACGATTCTGGTGACAACAGAAACAGAAACGACAATAATGATTTTCTATCAAAGGCTGAAAATCTAATCGGCCAAGAAAATGTTGGTAAAATCAAGAATAAAGTTGGTGAGAGTAGGtttgaaaagtttgaaGAGACGGTGCGTGATAAGTTTTCTAAGACCTCTTTGAATGATGACAATAACCAAAATAAGCAATCCTCAAGCGACGAAGGCAAGGGTTACTATACAGGGTCAGCAGCTGAAAGAAATAACTCTTCATATGACAATGAATCGAGTCCAAACAAGTCTTCTTATGGCAATGATTCCTATGGCAACGATTCTAACAGAAACAAGTCTTCTTATGGCAATGATTCATACGGTAACGATTCTAACAGAAACAAGTCTTCATACGGGAATGATTCTTATGGCAACGATTCTAACAGAAACAAGTCTTCTTATGGCAGCGATTCCTATGGCAACGATTCTAGCAGAAACAAGTCTTCTTATGGCA is part of the Kazachstania africana CBS 2517 chromosome 1, complete genome genome and encodes:
- the HOT1 gene encoding Hot1p (similar to Saccharomyces cerevisiae HOT1 (YMR172W); ancestral locus Anc_6.243), with translation MSEPSNILGHANIEDSRNAPSSTVMNGIVNTKQSSSRKESSGNLSQSKQESLGLNLDLALPSTSVHPRTTERIYDPAVALAGASTNGTLGNTSTPTLKSSAITTNASPLVPNGVLPSVPTTVDATSNTVAGSTVGTSIGAPANSTLLANLNQPHSQSPLSLNNIDTNSEVHRGTNISVNHSMPNLGKAAQQILPTTGNNHTTSNTPLSIDIGQIGNIRKRSINESVLSTDPASNQLRMFQRMDEISARLITMDNEFQNLVKLINDQSYVINSLKTLIPNIIDEKLKNENKFVIDLLNSITTVSSSYLKNIKPQSQSGSSSTNNIINTQSQTSTMSNSMPIINTSYQIPKPITSFKSGNTFTLNPNGIKRRKKNSHSSNAAGTHTNSPMYLPLNLNVNDLFTNGNGNSGTKESANATSQSTTNTSKNDNEVIDEDGYQEDDDDEEDNNNEIIYDDEDEEVEDVEEYDEEDDENDFEEDEVDEDIATSKVNKKNKKGIKKIIKITKKAADKLKNAAKEKSEQETRELNYTLLKAPNNVRTIWDEYVYGIDGNPSIRGLEEKYGNKWRLTKNKKTFSRRKRLYKFILNGIDKGKTADEMIKVLEERRLYKDENGEVKRRTIGWLQQSLTGL